In Chitinivorax sp. PXF-14, the following are encoded in one genomic region:
- the dapD gene encoding 2,3,4,5-tetrahydropyridine-2,6-dicarboxylate N-succinyltransferase — protein MHPIQPLIEAAFEDRANITPATVSAELKSAINQVINELDQGRLRVAEKIEGQWVVNQWVKKAVLLSFRINDNVPLDGGCTQYYDKVPSKFADYSEANFKEGGFRVVPNAVARRGSFIGKNVVLMPSYVNIGAFVDEGTMVDTWATVGSCAQIGKNVHLSGGVGIGGVLEPLQANPTIIEDNCFIGARSEVVEGVIVEEGSVISMGVYIGQSTKIYDRETGEVTYGRIPAGSVVVSGNLPSADGKYSLYCAVIVKKVDAKTRGKVGINELLRGI, from the coding sequence ATGCACCCGATTCAGCCCCTCATCGAAGCCGCGTTCGAAGACCGCGCCAACATTACCCCCGCGACCGTTTCCGCCGAGCTGAAGTCGGCCATCAACCAGGTCATCAACGAGCTCGACCAGGGCCGCCTGCGCGTGGCCGAGAAGATCGAAGGCCAATGGGTGGTCAACCAGTGGGTGAAGAAGGCCGTGCTGCTGTCCTTCCGCATCAACGACAACGTGCCGCTCGACGGCGGCTGCACCCAATACTACGACAAGGTGCCGAGCAAGTTCGCCGACTACAGCGAGGCCAACTTCAAGGAAGGTGGCTTCCGCGTCGTGCCCAATGCCGTGGCGCGCCGCGGCAGCTTCATCGGCAAGAACGTGGTGCTGATGCCGTCCTATGTCAACATTGGCGCCTTCGTCGATGAAGGCACCATGGTCGACACCTGGGCTACCGTCGGTTCCTGCGCACAGATCGGCAAGAACGTCCATCTGTCCGGCGGTGTCGGCATCGGCGGCGTGCTCGAGCCGCTGCAGGCCAACCCCACCATCATCGAGGACAACTGCTTCATCGGTGCGCGCTCCGAGGTCGTCGAAGGCGTCATCGTCGAAGAAGGCTCGGTGATCTCGATGGGCGTCTACATCGGCCAGTCGACCAAGATCTACGACCGCGAGACCGGTGAAGTGACTTACGGCCGCATCCCGGCGGGCTCGGTAGTCGTGTCGGGCAATCTGCCCTCGGCCGACGGCAAGTACAGCCTCTATTGCGCCGTGATCGTGAAGAAGGTCGATGCCAAGACCCGCGGCAAGGTCGGCATCAACGAGCTGCTGCGCGGCATCTGA
- a CDS encoding PilZ domain-containing protein — MSTSHLPESVTLDLWAPLTSQALPDHWPALLDGWMRGNQILLSGLDAIETGASEHELDSASASQIERVEAKLNLTLHLIGSLLAQQQPMATPRTVRFSAHGAEWLAHEQYARGTQLLLSIGLSEQVPQPLILPAEVVHIEASAAGGWLITVLFQHLSEAVANGLGRSVFRRHRRAIQARHSGQR; from the coding sequence ATGTCCACCTCCCACCTGCCGGAAAGCGTTACCCTCGACCTGTGGGCGCCGCTCACCAGCCAAGCCCTGCCGGACCATTGGCCCGCCTTGCTGGACGGCTGGATGCGTGGCAACCAGATCCTGCTGTCAGGCCTTGATGCCATCGAGACCGGCGCCAGCGAGCACGAGCTGGACTCGGCTTCAGCCAGCCAGATCGAGCGCGTCGAGGCCAAGCTGAACCTGACCCTGCACCTGATCGGCAGCCTGCTCGCCCAGCAGCAGCCGATGGCAACGCCGCGCACGGTGCGGTTTTCCGCGCACGGCGCAGAATGGCTGGCGCACGAGCAATACGCCAGGGGCACGCAACTGCTGCTGTCGATAGGCTTGTCGGAACAGGTGCCACAGCCGCTGATCCTGCCCGCCGAGGTGGTCCACATCGAGGCCTCGGCTGCTGGCGGCTGGCTCATCACCGTGCTGTTCCAGCATTTGAGCGAAGCCGTCGCCAATGGCCTCGGGCGCTCGGTGTTCCGCCGCCACCGGCGTGCCATCCAGGCACGCCACAGCGGGCAGCGCTGA
- the nadA gene encoding quinolinate synthase NadA, whose protein sequence is MAKKVVTLAHYYTTPEIQQMADKVGDSLELSLFARDAEADIIVFAGVRFMAETAKILNPQATVILPDRGSTCSLVEQTDVAQLKAWRESHPDHVHVSYINSSAEHKALSDWIVTSRNVDDIIASLYADGKKVIFSPDRNMGAYLNFQYGYDMPLWSAVCEVHDKFNEDALNAGFAEAGDKMHYLIAHPESPLPVLKRADYVGSTSGMLNWVKQYDREADGVIFVATEDGILYNMKQARPDLDIRQAPIYAGCQCNSCPYMKLNTIEAVKRAQQGEGIRIDYLSEAQMDAARLPIERMLEFSQRYYA, encoded by the coding sequence ATGGCCAAGAAAGTGGTCACGCTCGCCCATTACTACACCACGCCCGAGATCCAGCAGATGGCGGACAAGGTGGGCGACAGTCTCGAACTCTCCCTCTTCGCCCGCGACGCCGAGGCCGACATCATCGTCTTCGCCGGTGTGCGCTTCATGGCGGAGACTGCGAAAATCCTGAATCCGCAAGCGACGGTCATCCTGCCTGACCGTGGCTCGACCTGTTCCCTGGTGGAGCAGACCGACGTCGCCCAGCTCAAGGCCTGGCGTGAGTCCCACCCCGATCACGTACACGTGTCGTACATCAACTCGAGCGCCGAGCACAAGGCGCTGTCGGACTGGATCGTCACCAGCCGCAACGTCGACGACATCATCGCCAGCCTCTACGCCGACGGCAAGAAGGTGATCTTCAGCCCTGACCGCAATATGGGCGCCTATCTGAACTTCCAGTACGGCTACGACATGCCGTTGTGGTCGGCAGTCTGCGAGGTGCACGACAAGTTCAACGAGGACGCGCTCAACGCGGGCTTCGCCGAGGCCGGCGACAAGATGCATTACCTGATCGCCCACCCCGAGAGCCCGTTGCCGGTGCTCAAGCGCGCCGACTATGTCGGCTCAACCAGCGGCATGTTGAACTGGGTGAAGCAATACGACCGCGAAGCCGACGGCGTGATCTTCGTCGCGACCGAAGACGGCATCCTGTACAACATGAAGCAGGCGCGGCCGGATCTCGACATCCGCCAGGCACCGATCTACGCGGGTTGCCAGTGCAATTCCTGCCCCTACATGAAGCTCAACACCATCGAGGCGGTCAAACGCGCGCAACAAGGCGAGGGTATAAGGATCGATTACCTCAGCGAGGCGCAGATGGATGCGGCAAGATTGCCGATCGAGCGCATGCTGGAATTCTCACAGCGCTACTACGCCTGA
- the ligA gene encoding NAD-dependent DNA ligase LigA, which translates to MPALDAQARAAELHAALEHHNYRYYVLDAPEISDNEYDGLFRELQALEAQYPALLTPDSPTQRVGGKPLAAFGSITHRTPMLSLNNAFSDEDIAAFDKRVRDAVGHDEIAYEVGPKFDGLAISLTYVDGVLKQAATRGDGYTGEDVTANIRTIRSIPLMLATDAPPAMVEIRGEVLMQKADFERLNRDQEARGDKLFANPRNAAAGSLRQLDSRITASRRLTFFAYNLGEMDGGPTFATQTAMMDWLQALHLPVCELRRTVTGPDGLLGYYREIGTRRAGLPFDIDGVVYKVDRSDYQTTLGFVSRAPRFAIAHKYPAEEATTTVEAIDIQVGRTGALTPVARLKPVFVGGVTVTNATLHNEDEVLRKDVRVGDTVVVRRAGDVIPEVVRVLLEHRPSKDLFGGEPLHDPFVMLTACPVCGSHVVKEEGGAVTRCSGGLFCSAQRKQALLHFAQRRAMDIEGLGDKLVDQLVDIGLVRTPADLYKIGLLKLAELERMAEKSAANLLAAIDKSRQTSLPRFIYALGIRNVGEATAKDLARHFGDIDALIKANVDQLLQVPDVGPVVAQSIRDFFDEPHNVEVVEQLRAAGVSWPVMAAQAAATSPLAGKVFVLTGTLPNMSRDEAKEKIEAVGGKVSGSVSKKTDYVVAGADAGSKLSKAQELGVNVVDEEGLLELLNMTNN; encoded by the coding sequence ATGCCGGCGCTGGACGCCCAGGCCCGTGCGGCAGAGCTGCACGCGGCACTCGAACACCACAACTATCGCTATTACGTGCTCGATGCGCCGGAGATTTCAGACAACGAGTACGACGGCCTGTTCCGCGAGTTGCAGGCGCTCGAAGCACAATATCCCGCGCTGCTGACCCCGGATTCGCCGACGCAGCGCGTCGGCGGCAAACCGCTTGCGGCATTCGGTTCGATCACCCATCGCACTCCGATGCTGTCGCTCAACAATGCCTTCAGCGATGAGGACATCGCCGCCTTCGACAAACGCGTGCGCGATGCCGTGGGGCACGACGAGATCGCCTATGAAGTCGGCCCCAAGTTCGACGGGCTGGCGATCAGCCTGACCTATGTCGACGGCGTGCTCAAGCAGGCTGCGACGCGCGGCGATGGCTACACAGGTGAGGATGTCACGGCCAATATCCGCACCATCCGCTCGATACCCTTGATGCTGGCTACCGATGCGCCACCGGCCATGGTCGAGATCCGTGGCGAAGTGCTGATGCAGAAGGCCGATTTCGAGCGCCTCAATCGCGACCAGGAAGCCCGCGGCGACAAGCTCTTTGCCAACCCGCGCAACGCGGCCGCCGGCAGCCTGCGCCAGCTCGATTCCCGCATCACCGCCAGCCGCCGCCTGACCTTCTTCGCCTACAACCTGGGCGAGATGGACGGTGGCCCCACCTTCGCGACGCAGACGGCCATGATGGACTGGCTCCAGGCGCTGCACCTGCCCGTTTGCGAGTTGCGGCGCACGGTCACGGGGCCTGATGGCCTGCTTGGCTATTACCGGGAGATCGGCACCAGGCGGGCAGGCTTGCCGTTCGACATCGACGGCGTGGTGTACAAGGTCGATCGCAGCGATTACCAGACTACCCTTGGCTTCGTCTCGCGCGCGCCGCGCTTCGCGATCGCGCACAAATACCCGGCGGAAGAGGCCACCACCACGGTCGAGGCGATCGACATCCAGGTTGGCCGCACCGGTGCCCTGACCCCGGTTGCCCGCCTCAAGCCCGTCTTCGTCGGCGGAGTGACGGTGACCAACGCGACGCTGCACAACGAAGACGAGGTGCTGCGCAAGGACGTGCGCGTGGGTGATACCGTCGTCGTGCGCCGCGCCGGCGACGTGATCCCCGAGGTCGTGAGGGTGTTGCTGGAGCACCGCCCGAGCAAGGACCTGTTTGGTGGCGAGCCCTTGCATGACCCGTTCGTCATGCTCACGGCGTGCCCGGTGTGCGGCTCGCATGTGGTGAAGGAAGAGGGTGGCGCCGTAACGCGCTGCAGCGGCGGGCTGTTCTGCTCGGCCCAGCGCAAGCAGGCGCTGCTGCACTTCGCCCAGCGCCGCGCGATGGATATCGAGGGCCTCGGCGACAAGCTCGTCGATCAGCTCGTCGATATCGGCCTGGTCAGAACACCGGCCGATCTCTACAAGATCGGCCTGCTCAAGCTGGCCGAACTGGAGCGCATGGCCGAGAAGTCGGCAGCCAACCTGCTGGCCGCCATCGACAAGAGCCGTCAGACCAGCCTGCCGCGCTTCATCTACGCACTGGGCATCCGCAATGTTGGCGAGGCGACGGCCAAGGACCTGGCGCGCCATTTCGGCGACATCGACGCGCTGATCAAGGCCAACGTCGACCAGCTGCTGCAGGTGCCCGATGTCGGCCCTGTGGTGGCGCAGAGCATACGCGACTTCTTCGATGAGCCGCACAACGTCGAGGTGGTCGAACAGTTGCGTGCAGCTGGTGTCAGCTGGCCGGTGATGGCGGCCCAGGCTGCCGCCACGAGCCCATTGGCTGGCAAGGTGTTCGTGCTGACCGGCACTCTGCCGAACATGAGTCGTGACGAGGCAAAAGAGAAGATAGAGGCCGTTGGCGGCAAGGTGTCCGGTAGTGTTTCGAAGAAGACGGATTACGTGGTCGCCGGGGCGGATGCGGGGAGCAAACTGAGTAAAGCTCAAGAACTGGGCGTCAATGTGGTTGACGAAGAGGGCTTGCTTGAGTTACTTAATATGACAAATAATTAA
- a CDS encoding cell division protein ZipA C-terminal FtsZ-binding domain-containing protein, protein MSDLNIALIIAAVGIVGGVWALNWWQERSFRRKAEQAFEKPSQDVLLERKPKTAARASQDTPRLEPSLATQAPSPEPVLAAPAVETVTSARPDTVLDSAIDYIAELHPSEALNARSLQLAIEDAGKIGKPVRWMGLVEENGWMPVNPGSGANLTQLRVGLQLADRKGPVDDSQMLEFVRIMRQLGEDAGAVVDLPQRTPALTTAADLDAFCADVDVLIGLNIVSRDGTPFPATKIRSLCEAAGMSLGEDGLFHFQNDAGQTLFSLCNLGQESFSSATIRQMKVNAVTLLFDVPRVVGGAPVFDRVVVLARHLADSLDGELVDDNRRPLNEQGIGAIRRQLADIYRRMELRGIAPGSATALRLFA, encoded by the coding sequence ATGAGCGATTTGAATATTGCCCTGATCATTGCCGCCGTCGGAATCGTCGGTGGCGTGTGGGCCCTGAACTGGTGGCAGGAGCGCAGCTTCCGCCGCAAGGCCGAGCAAGCCTTTGAAAAGCCGAGCCAGGATGTCCTGCTCGAGCGGAAACCCAAGACCGCCGCGCGGGCCTCGCAAGACACCCCACGGCTGGAGCCCAGCCTCGCCACGCAGGCGCCGTCGCCGGAGCCCGTCCTGGCGGCCCCCGCTGTCGAGACCGTCACCTCGGCTAGGCCCGATACCGTGCTCGACAGCGCGATCGACTATATCGCCGAGCTGCACCCGAGCGAGGCGCTGAATGCGCGCAGCCTGCAGCTGGCCATCGAAGACGCCGGCAAGATCGGCAAGCCGGTACGCTGGATGGGCCTGGTGGAAGAAAATGGCTGGATGCCGGTCAACCCCGGCAGCGGCGCCAACCTGACCCAGCTGCGCGTGGGGCTGCAGCTGGCGGACCGCAAAGGCCCGGTCGACGACAGCCAGATGCTCGAGTTCGTGCGCATCATGCGCCAGCTCGGTGAAGATGCCGGCGCCGTCGTCGATCTGCCGCAGCGCACACCGGCGCTGACCACGGCCGCCGATCTCGACGCCTTCTGTGCCGATGTCGACGTGTTGATCGGCCTCAACATCGTCAGCCGCGACGGCACGCCGTTCCCCGCCACCAAGATACGCTCGCTATGCGAGGCCGCGGGCATGTCGCTCGGCGAGGATGGCCTGTTCCACTTCCAGAACGATGCCGGCCAGACCCTGTTCTCGCTGTGCAACCTCGGACAGGAATCGTTCTCGTCGGCCACCATCCGCCAGATGAAGGTCAACGCCGTGACGCTGCTGTTCGATGTACCGCGCGTGGTGGGTGGGGCACCAGTGTTCGATCGCGTCGTGGTGTTGGCCCGCCACCTGGCCGATTCGCTCGACGGCGAGCTGGTCGACGACAATCGCCGCCCGCTCAACGAGCAGGGTATCGGCGCGATCCGCCGCCAGCTGGCCGATATCTATCGCCGCATGGAACTGCGCGGCATTGCTCCCGGTAGTGCCACCGCGCTGCGGTTGTTCGCGTGA
- the dapC gene encoding succinyldiaminopimelate transaminase — MNPSLQALQPYPFQKLRELFKGVTPNPALKSINLSIGEPKHATPPLVLDALTANFSGLSAYPTTQGSDALRQSIAAWIKRRYGVTLDAAREILPVNGSREALFSFAQAVVDRSQPDPVVLSPNPFYQIYEGAALLAGATPYYVNTTAETGYLPDWQAVPESVWQRTQLVYVCSPGNPTGAVMGLDGWRELFALSDRFGFVIASDECYSEIYFDTPPLGALEAAQQLGRSDWRRLVVFSSLSKRSNVPGMRSGFVAGDTALLEGFLLYRTYHGCAMSPTVQAASAVAWADESHVEDNRRQYAEKFDAVLPIIQQALPASRPDAAFYLWVPTTADDAEFARGLYERCNVTVLPGSYLARGAHGVNPGSQYVRIALVAPLAECVEAAQRIVGYVNS; from the coding sequence GTGAATCCCAGCCTGCAAGCGCTTCAGCCCTACCCGTTCCAGAAACTGCGCGAGTTGTTCAAGGGCGTGACACCCAATCCAGCCCTCAAGTCCATCAACCTGTCGATCGGCGAGCCCAAGCACGCCACGCCGCCGCTGGTGCTCGACGCGCTGACCGCCAACTTCTCCGGCCTGTCGGCCTACCCGACGACACAGGGCTCCGATGCGCTGCGCCAGTCGATCGCCGCCTGGATCAAGCGCCGCTACGGCGTCACGCTCGATGCGGCGCGCGAGATTCTGCCCGTCAACGGTTCGCGCGAGGCGCTGTTCTCGTTTGCCCAGGCCGTGGTCGATCGCAGCCAGCCCGATCCAGTCGTGCTGTCGCCCAATCCGTTCTATCAGATCTATGAAGGTGCGGCCTTGCTGGCCGGTGCCACGCCTTACTATGTGAACACCACCGCCGAAACAGGCTACCTGCCCGACTGGCAGGCCGTGCCCGAATCGGTATGGCAGCGCACGCAGCTGGTCTATGTGTGCTCGCCAGGCAACCCGACCGGCGCGGTGATGGGTCTCGATGGCTGGCGCGAGCTGTTCGCGTTGTCGGATCGCTTCGGCTTTGTCATTGCCTCCGACGAATGCTATTCCGAAATCTATTTCGACACGCCGCCGCTCGGCGCGCTCGAAGCCGCCCAGCAACTGGGCCGCAGCGACTGGCGCCGGCTGGTGGTATTCAGCAGCCTGTCGAAGCGCTCGAACGTGCCCGGCATGCGCTCGGGCTTCGTCGCCGGCGACACCGCACTGCTCGAAGGCTTCCTGCTCTACCGCACCTATCATGGCTGCGCCATGAGCCCGACGGTGCAGGCAGCGAGTGCCGTGGCCTGGGCCGACGAATCCCATGTCGAGGATAACCGCCGCCAGTACGCCGAGAAGTTCGACGCGGTGCTGCCCATCATCCAGCAGGCGCTGCCGGCCAGCCGTCCCGACGCGGCGTTCTACCTGTGGGTGCCAACCACTGCAGACGATGCCGAGTTTGCGCGTGGCCTGTACGAACGGTGTAATGTAACGGTATTGCCGGGCAGCTATCTGGCGCGCGGCGCCCACGGCGTCAACCCAGGCAGCCAGTACGTGCGCATCGCCCTGGTCGCGCCGCTGGCCGAATGCGTGGAAGCCGCACAGCGCATTGTCGGCTACGTCAATTCATAA
- the smc gene encoding chromosome segregation protein SMC, which yields MRLTQVKLAGFKSFVDPTHIPVPGQLVAVVGPNGCGKSNVIDAVRWVLGESSAKQLRGESMQDVIFNGSDHRKPVGRASVELVFDNSLGRASGQWSQYAEISIKRVLTRQGESSYYINNITCRRRDIQDLFLGTGVGTRGYAVIEQGMISRIIEARPEELRVFLEEAAGVSKYKERRKETESRLNDTRDNLTRVDDIRQELETQLEKLAVQAEVAEKYQQLRMTLDNTQNLLALLRKQDAQKEQERLARDIGVAVNELEAATAGLRDTEAQLEQLRETHFSASDELHNAQGRLYEANAEVARLEQQIVHLKDSRSRIGNQITQFRNQLAQLDQHTHTTQELLTHWRGEIEIAQERVEIGQERLFTANDALPEAETQFRSVQQSFSEIQAKLAQAQQARELEAANRNHALKAIQQLEQRRDRLKQELGTLPAVDTAALEGAEAEVAEYEERRLMLEEGLLTLQEALPALDHARREAQLATQQTQQALTRAEAQCAALGKLQKQVDQDQQLGIWLKRHGLEGLSRLWQSVEVDAGWETALEAVLQDRLQALPAGQAQWAALIDEPAPGRLTLYAPGAPVAAGTMPEPADLASLQHRLRCRDGAVGGVLADWLAMVYCCDDDAQLAAQQAALPVGSCLVTRNGLIATRHSVRFFAPDNAMSGMIARQREIEQLESDIVGLQAQLHGARAAQTQAEQAHGANQADYQRLRQDSDQTAHRLHQLQLDLVRQQQATERVTQRGEQIRSELDEVGASIAIETESRGEADYRREELDEQVNALAEALDSARTARASQEAALERARGQLREAEREAREAEFQLKTAQNKLIELDNVARGHGDQREELTARVEELQIELEGFDPTVLDESIQSALNRRAEREVELARARDTVGHATNRLRELEADKMRIEHSLDPLRERINELRLKEQEARLAVERFSQELADANADEAALQHLLAPGSKVGSLVGQIGSLTQQINSLGAVNLAAMQELDESRTRKQFLDTQAVDLLEAMEMLEAAIRKIDKESSELLQSTFDKVNASMTELFPLLFGGGQARLVMTGETILDAGVQVIAQPPGKKNSTIHLLSGGEKALTALSLVFSLFQLNPAPFCLLDEVDAPLDDANTGRFCEMVKRMSMATQFLYISHNKITMEMADQLVGITMQEKGVSRVVAVDIEEALSMREAAPA from the coding sequence GTGCGCCTCACCCAAGTCAAGCTTGCCGGTTTCAAATCCTTTGTCGACCCGACCCACATCCCGGTGCCAGGGCAACTCGTCGCCGTGGTCGGCCCCAACGGTTGCGGCAAGTCGAATGTGATCGACGCGGTGCGCTGGGTGCTGGGCGAATCGTCGGCCAAGCAGTTGCGTGGCGAATCGATGCAGGATGTCATCTTCAATGGCTCCGATCACCGCAAGCCGGTTGGTCGCGCCTCGGTCGAGCTGGTGTTCGACAACAGCCTGGGGCGAGCGTCGGGGCAGTGGTCGCAATATGCCGAAATCTCGATCAAGCGCGTGCTGACGCGCCAGGGCGAATCGAGCTACTACATCAACAACATCACCTGCCGCCGCCGCGACATCCAGGACCTGTTCCTCGGCACCGGCGTCGGCACGCGCGGCTACGCGGTGATCGAGCAGGGCATGATCTCGCGCATCATCGAGGCGCGGCCGGAAGAGCTGCGCGTGTTCCTCGAAGAGGCGGCCGGGGTCTCAAAATACAAGGAGCGCCGCAAGGAAACCGAGAGCCGCCTGAACGACACGCGCGACAATCTCACCCGTGTCGACGACATCCGCCAGGAGCTCGAAACCCAGCTCGAAAAACTCGCGGTGCAGGCCGAAGTCGCCGAAAAGTACCAGCAGCTGCGCATGACGCTCGACAATACGCAGAACTTGCTGGCCTTGCTGCGCAAGCAGGACGCACAGAAAGAGCAGGAAAGGCTGGCGCGCGATATCGGCGTCGCCGTCAACGAGCTGGAAGCAGCCACGGCCGGCTTGCGCGATACCGAGGCGCAGCTCGAGCAACTGCGCGAGACTCATTTCAGCGCGTCGGATGAGCTGCACAATGCACAGGGACGCCTGTACGAAGCCAACGCCGAGGTGGCGCGGCTCGAACAGCAGATCGTCCACCTCAAGGACAGCCGCAGCCGCATCGGTAACCAGATCACGCAGTTCCGCAACCAGCTGGCCCAGCTCGATCAGCATACCCACACCACGCAGGAGCTGCTGACCCACTGGCGCGGCGAGATCGAGATCGCCCAGGAGCGGGTGGAGATCGGCCAGGAGCGGCTGTTCACGGCCAACGATGCGCTGCCCGAGGCCGAAACGCAGTTCCGCTCGGTGCAGCAGTCGTTCAGCGAGATCCAGGCCAAGCTCGCGCAGGCGCAGCAGGCGCGCGAGCTTGAGGCCGCCAATCGCAACCACGCGCTCAAGGCCATCCAGCAGCTGGAGCAACGGCGGGATAGGCTGAAGCAGGAGCTGGGCACCTTGCCCGCGGTCGATACCGCCGCGCTGGAGGGCGCCGAGGCCGAGGTGGCCGAGTACGAGGAGCGCCGGCTGATGCTCGAAGAGGGCCTGCTGACGCTGCAGGAGGCGCTGCCCGCGCTCGACCATGCGCGGCGCGAGGCACAGCTTGCCACGCAGCAGACGCAGCAGGCGCTGACGCGGGCCGAAGCGCAGTGCGCGGCACTCGGCAAGTTGCAGAAGCAGGTCGATCAGGATCAGCAGCTCGGCATCTGGCTCAAACGCCATGGGCTCGAAGGCTTGAGCCGCCTGTGGCAATCCGTCGAGGTCGATGCCGGCTGGGAGACCGCGCTCGAAGCGGTGCTCCAGGATCGGCTCCAGGCCTTGCCTGCAGGGCAGGCGCAGTGGGCGGCGCTGATCGACGAGCCGGCGCCGGGCCGGTTAACGCTTTACGCGCCGGGCGCCCCGGTGGCGGCAGGTACGATGCCCGAGCCGGCCGATCTGGCATCGTTACAGCACCGTTTACGTTGCCGTGACGGCGCGGTTGGCGGTGTACTGGCCGACTGGCTGGCCATGGTTTACTGCTGCGACGACGACGCCCAGCTGGCGGCCCAGCAGGCAGCGCTGCCCGTCGGCAGCTGCCTGGTGACGCGCAACGGGCTGATTGCCACCCGCCATAGCGTGCGTTTTTTTGCGCCCGACAATGCGATGTCCGGCATGATCGCCCGGCAGCGCGAGATCGAGCAGCTGGAAAGCGACATCGTCGGCCTGCAGGCGCAGCTGCATGGCGCCCGGGCGGCGCAAACGCAGGCCGAGCAGGCCCACGGTGCCAATCAGGCCGATTACCAACGCCTGCGCCAGGACAGCGACCAGACTGCGCACCGCCTGCATCAGCTGCAACTCGACCTGGTCAGGCAGCAGCAGGCCACGGAGCGCGTGACCCAGCGTGGCGAGCAGATTCGCAGCGAACTCGACGAGGTGGGGGCGTCGATCGCCATCGAAACCGAGTCGCGCGGCGAGGCGGACTATCGCCGCGAGGAGCTGGACGAGCAGGTCAACGCGCTCGCCGAGGCACTGGACAGTGCCAGGACCGCGCGAGCGAGCCAGGAAGCGGCGCTGGAGCGTGCTCGCGGCCAGTTGCGCGAGGCCGAACGCGAGGCGCGCGAAGCCGAGTTCCAGCTGAAGACGGCGCAAAACAAGCTGATCGAGCTCGACAACGTGGCGCGCGGGCATGGCGATCAACGCGAAGAGCTGACCGCCCGTGTCGAGGAATTGCAGATCGAGCTCGAAGGCTTCGACCCGACCGTGCTTGACGAATCGATCCAGAGTGCGCTGAACCGCCGCGCCGAGCGCGAAGTCGAGCTGGCGCGCGCGCGCGACACGGTGGGCCACGCCACCAACCGGCTGCGCGAGCTCGAGGCGGACAAGATGCGCATCGAACACAGCCTCGATCCGCTGCGCGAGCGCATCAACGAGCTCAGGCTCAAGGAGCAGGAGGCGAGGCTGGCAGTCGAGCGCTTCTCGCAAGAGCTCGCCGATGCCAACGCCGACGAGGCAGCGCTGCAGCACCTGCTGGCACCGGGCAGCAAGGTCGGCTCGCTGGTGGGGCAGATCGGCAGCCTGACACAGCAGATCAACTCGCTTGGCGCGGTCAACCTGGCGGCGATGCAGGAGCTGGACGAGTCGCGCACGCGCAAGCAGTTCCTCGATACCCAGGCGGTCGACCTGCTCGAAGCCATGGAGATGCTCGAAGCAGCGATTCGCAAGATCGACAAGGAGTCGAGCGAACTATTGCAATCGACCTTCGATAAGGTCAATGCCTCGATGACCGAGCTGTTCCCGCTGCTGTTCGGCGGCGGCCAGGCGCGGCTCGTGATGACCGGCGAGACCATACTCGATGCGGGCGTGCAGGTGATTGCCCAGCCGCCGGGCAAGAAGAACAGCACGATCCACCTGCTGTCAGGCGGCGAGAAGGCGCTGACGGCGCTGAGCCTGGTGTTTTCGCTGTTCCAGCTCAACCCGGCACCGTTCTGCCTGCTCGACGAGGTCGATGCGCCGCTCGACGACGCCAATACCGGTCGTTTCTGCGAAATGGTCAAGCGCATGTCGATGGCCACGCAGTTTTTGTACATCAGCCACAACAAGATCACCATGGAGATGGCCGATCAGCTGGTCGGCATCACCATGCAGGAGAAAGGCGTGTCGCGGGTCGTGGCAGTTGATATCGAAGAGGCCCTGTCGATGCGCGAAGCCGCCCCGGCGTGA